One genomic region from Phocoena sinus isolate mPhoSin1 chromosome 3, mPhoSin1.pri, whole genome shotgun sequence encodes:
- the FBXL7 gene encoding F-box/LRR-repeat protein 7 isoform X2, which translates to MRTLSTPSPALICPPNLPGFQNGRGSSTSSSSVTGETVAMVHSPPPTRLTHPLIRLASRPPKEQASIERLPDHAMVQIFSFLPTNQLCRCARVCRRWYNLAWDPRLWRTIRLTGETVNVDRALKVLTRRLCQDTPNVCLMLETVSVSGCRRLTDRGLYTIAQRCPELRRLEVSGCYNISNEAVFDVVSLCPNLEHLDVSGCSKVTCISLTREASIKLSPLHGKQISIRYLDMTDCFVLEDEGLHTIAAHCTQLTHLYLRRCVRLTDEGLRYLMIYCASIKELSVSDCRFVSDFGLREIAKLESRLRYLSIAHCGRVTDVGIRYVAKYCGKLRYLNARGCEGITDHGVEYLAKNCAKLKSLDIGKCPLVSDTGLECLALNCFNLKRLSLKSCESITGQGLQIVAANCFDLQMLNVQDCEVSVEALRFVKRHCKRCVIEHTNPAFF; encoded by the exons ATGCGCACACTGAGcacgcccagcccagccctgataTGTCCACCCAACCTGCCGGGATTTCAGAATGGAAGGGGCTCGTCCACCTCCTCGTCCTCCGTCACCGGGGAGACGGTGGCCATGGTCCACTCCCCGCCCCCGACCCGTCTCACCCACCCGCTCATCCGGCTCGCCTCCCGGCCCCCGAAGGAGCAGGCCAGCATCGAACGGCTCCCGGACCACGCCATGGTGCAGATCTTCTCCTTCCTGCCCACCAACCAGCTGTGCCGCTGCGCCCGCGTGTGCCGCCGCTGGTACAACCTGGCCTGGGACCCGCGCCTCTGGAGGACTATCCGCCTGACGGGCGAGACCGTCAACGTGGACCGCGCCCTCAAGGTGCTGACCCGCAGGCTCTGTCAGGACACACCCAACGTCTGTCTCATGCTGGAAACCGTAAGTGTCAGTGGCTGCAGGCGGCTCACGGACCGAGGTCTTTACACCATTGCCCAGCGCTGCCCGGAGCTCCGGCGGCTGGAAGTCTCGGGCTGCTACAATATCTCCAACGAGGCAGTCTTCGATGTGGTGTCCCTCTGTCCCAATCTGGAGCATCTGGATGTGTCAG GGTGCTCCAAAGTGACCTGCATCAGCTTGACCCGGGAGGCCTCCATTAAACTGTCCCCCTTGCATGGCAAACAGATCTCCATCCGCTACCTGGACATGACAGACTGCTTCGTGCTGGAGGACGAAGGCCTGCACACCATCGCGGCGCACTGCACGCAGCTGACCCACCTGTACCTGCGCCGCTGCGTGCGCCTCACGGACGAGGGCCTCCGCTACCTGATGATCTACTGCGCCTCCATCAAGGAGCTGAGCGTGAGCGACTGCCGCTTCGTCAGCGACTTCGGCCTGCGAGAGATCGCCAAGCTGGAGTCCCGCCTGCGGTACCTCAGCATCGCCCACTGCGGCCGCGTCACCGACGTGGGCATCCGCTACGTGGCCAAGTACTGCGGCAAGCTGCGCTACCTCAACGCGAGGGGCTGCGAGGGCATCACGGACCACGGCGTGGAGTACCTCGCCAAGAACTGCGCGAAACTCAAGTCTCTGGACATCGGCAAATGCCCTCTGGTCTCCGACACGGGCCTGGAGTGCCTGGCCCTGAACTGCTTCAATCTCAAGCGGCTCAGCCTCAAGTCCTGCGAGAGCATCACGGGCCAGGGCTTGCAGATCGTGGCGGCCAACTGCTTCGACCTGCAGATGTTGAATGTGCAGGATTGCGAGGTGTCCGTGGAGGCCCTGCGCTTCGTGAAACGCCACTGCAAGCGCTGCGTCATTGAGCACACCAACCCTGCCTTCTTCTGA
- the FBXL7 gene encoding F-box/LRR-repeat protein 7 isoform X1, giving the protein MGANNGKQYGSEGKGSSSISSDVSSSTDHTPTQAQKNVATSEDSDLSMRTLSTPSPALICPPNLPGFQNGRGSSTSSSSVTGETVAMVHSPPPTRLTHPLIRLASRPPKEQASIERLPDHAMVQIFSFLPTNQLCRCARVCRRWYNLAWDPRLWRTIRLTGETVNVDRALKVLTRRLCQDTPNVCLMLETVSVSGCRRLTDRGLYTIAQRCPELRRLEVSGCYNISNEAVFDVVSLCPNLEHLDVSGCSKVTCISLTREASIKLSPLHGKQISIRYLDMTDCFVLEDEGLHTIAAHCTQLTHLYLRRCVRLTDEGLRYLMIYCASIKELSVSDCRFVSDFGLREIAKLESRLRYLSIAHCGRVTDVGIRYVAKYCGKLRYLNARGCEGITDHGVEYLAKNCAKLKSLDIGKCPLVSDTGLECLALNCFNLKRLSLKSCESITGQGLQIVAANCFDLQMLNVQDCEVSVEALRFVKRHCKRCVIEHTNPAFF; this is encoded by the exons ACTCCGACCTGAGCATGCGCACACTGAGcacgcccagcccagccctgataTGTCCACCCAACCTGCCGGGATTTCAGAATGGAAGGGGCTCGTCCACCTCCTCGTCCTCCGTCACCGGGGAGACGGTGGCCATGGTCCACTCCCCGCCCCCGACCCGTCTCACCCACCCGCTCATCCGGCTCGCCTCCCGGCCCCCGAAGGAGCAGGCCAGCATCGAACGGCTCCCGGACCACGCCATGGTGCAGATCTTCTCCTTCCTGCCCACCAACCAGCTGTGCCGCTGCGCCCGCGTGTGCCGCCGCTGGTACAACCTGGCCTGGGACCCGCGCCTCTGGAGGACTATCCGCCTGACGGGCGAGACCGTCAACGTGGACCGCGCCCTCAAGGTGCTGACCCGCAGGCTCTGTCAGGACACACCCAACGTCTGTCTCATGCTGGAAACCGTAAGTGTCAGTGGCTGCAGGCGGCTCACGGACCGAGGTCTTTACACCATTGCCCAGCGCTGCCCGGAGCTCCGGCGGCTGGAAGTCTCGGGCTGCTACAATATCTCCAACGAGGCAGTCTTCGATGTGGTGTCCCTCTGTCCCAATCTGGAGCATCTGGATGTGTCAG GGTGCTCCAAAGTGACCTGCATCAGCTTGACCCGGGAGGCCTCCATTAAACTGTCCCCCTTGCATGGCAAACAGATCTCCATCCGCTACCTGGACATGACAGACTGCTTCGTGCTGGAGGACGAAGGCCTGCACACCATCGCGGCGCACTGCACGCAGCTGACCCACCTGTACCTGCGCCGCTGCGTGCGCCTCACGGACGAGGGCCTCCGCTACCTGATGATCTACTGCGCCTCCATCAAGGAGCTGAGCGTGAGCGACTGCCGCTTCGTCAGCGACTTCGGCCTGCGAGAGATCGCCAAGCTGGAGTCCCGCCTGCGGTACCTCAGCATCGCCCACTGCGGCCGCGTCACCGACGTGGGCATCCGCTACGTGGCCAAGTACTGCGGCAAGCTGCGCTACCTCAACGCGAGGGGCTGCGAGGGCATCACGGACCACGGCGTGGAGTACCTCGCCAAGAACTGCGCGAAACTCAAGTCTCTGGACATCGGCAAATGCCCTCTGGTCTCCGACACGGGCCTGGAGTGCCTGGCCCTGAACTGCTTCAATCTCAAGCGGCTCAGCCTCAAGTCCTGCGAGAGCATCACGGGCCAGGGCTTGCAGATCGTGGCGGCCAACTGCTTCGACCTGCAGATGTTGAATGTGCAGGATTGCGAGGTGTCCGTGGAGGCCCTGCGCTTCGTGAAACGCCACTGCAAGCGCTGCGTCATTGAGCACACCAACCCTGCCTTCTTCTGA